The following are encoded together in the Blastocatellia bacterium genome:
- a CDS encoding insulinase family protein, whose translation MRKLFLFVYLLTILLFPLSISAQQSNISIIPTRDKLLNDLPIVILPRPSSGGVVLHVVIKSGATFDLVNKAGLADLTSQMIVRGTEDFKTLEQLQEELEFIGVRLEINTYWDSTEIRILGSSSKLESMIKLLNQILTKPTFPKDEVEKLKAERLKELENNPSISLEETFYHGLYGKHPYGHNIIGTKESINNINRGDILEFFNRFYLANNSVLIVTGEVSLERLLAELRKGLGGWKKGNPPPYTFTPPTNQTGLNIHLKEKANSTPEIILGYFSTKRTDPDYLVTQLLINILNQRLAKNSSWKATANLAARKLTGTFLVSAQANSNNSTEIISSLIEEIKKLNVLDTTEIQVAKEKLQAEFYANTNTNTEIAAKWAELENYNIGSNYVKDLPLILSRISNEKLQQVANQYLTTDNLLITVTGKVSELEPSLKKLGKVEIIGQALSNNETSEKK comes from the coding sequence TTGAGAAAACTTTTTCTATTTGTTTATCTCTTAACTATTCTTTTGTTTCCTTTATCAATCTCTGCTCAACAAAGTAATATTTCAATAATACCTACGCGCGATAAACTACTCAATGATTTACCTATAGTTATTTTACCTCGTCCTAGTAGTGGAGGTGTAGTTTTGCATGTAGTTATAAAAAGTGGAGCAACGTTTGATTTAGTTAATAAAGCAGGTTTAGCCGATCTTACATCACAAATGATTGTTCGAGGTACAGAAGATTTTAAGACATTAGAACAATTACAAGAAGAACTTGAATTTATTGGAGTTAGATTAGAAATAAATACTTATTGGGACTCTACAGAAATTCGTATACTTGGTAGTAGTAGCAAATTAGAATCAATGATTAAACTGCTTAATCAAATTCTCACTAAACCAACCTTTCCTAAAGATGAAGTAGAAAAATTAAAAGCAGAACGCTTAAAAGAACTAGAAAATAACCCTTCCATTAGTTTAGAAGAAACATTTTATCATGGCCTTTATGGTAAACATCCTTATGGACATAATATTATTGGTACTAAAGAAAGTATTAATAACATAAATCGTGGAGATATTTTAGAGTTTTTTAATCGTTTTTATTTAGCTAATAATTCTGTTTTGATTGTAACTGGAGAAGTTAGTTTAGAACGTCTTTTAGCAGAGTTAAGAAAAGGTTTAGGAGGTTGGAAAAAAGGAAACCCTCCTCCTTACACATTTACTCCTCCAACAAATCAAACAGGCTTAAACATTCACTTAAAAGAAAAAGCTAATTCAACTCCAGAAATTATATTAGGCTATTTTTCTACTAAGCGAACTGACCCAGATTATTTAGTAACACAATTATTGATTAATATTCTTAATCAGCGTTTAGCAAAAAATTCTAGTTGGAAAGCAACCGCTAATTTAGCTGCTCGTAAGCTAACAGGAACTTTTTTAGTTTCGGCTCAAGCCAATAGCAATAATTCAACAGAAATCATTAGTAGCCTTATTGAAGAGATCAAAAAGTTAAATGTTCTTGATACAACAGAAATACAAGTAGCTAAAGAGAAATTACAAGCAGAGTTTTATGCTAACACTAATACCAATACTGAAATAGCAGCTAAATGGGCAGAGCTAGAAAATTATAATATTGGTTCTAATTATGTAAAAGACTTACCATTAATACTATCACGTATTTCTAATGAAAAATTGCAACAAGTGGCTAATCAATACCTTACAACAGATAACTTATTAATTACTGTTACAGGAAAAGTTAGCGAACTTGAACCTAGCTTAAAAAAGTTAGGTAAAGTAGAAATTATTGGTCAAGCACTAAGCAATAATGAGACTAGCGAAAAAAAGTAA
- the tldD gene encoding metalloprotease TldD has translation MKESAIEFFTSRFNINLSEIGQLLSTALSKGGDYADLYFEYRISNSVMLDEQLVKSASKSISQGVGVRVNAGEKTGYAYTDEISLESIKRAALTAAYIAQSAKEQTTPINVTALANKHNLYAVAEPLSEISASHKIELVKEVDQLARNFDKRIREVQAMFADEYKIVMIATSEGVLAGDVQPLSRFGISCIADEDGNLQMGRAGGGGRSGMELFQTELTPKRLAEEAARQAIINLEAVDAPAGAMEVVLGPGWPGILLHEAVGHGLEADFNRKKTSAFADLLGQRVASELCTIVDDGTIPNRRGSLNIDDEGNPTTSTVLIEKGILKGFINDKLNARLLGVPYTGNGRRESYQHIPMPRMTNTFMLAGTESTEDIIRSVKRGIYAVQFGGGQVDITNGKFVFSTSEAYLIEDGKITAPVKGATLIGNGPDALTKVTAVGNDMALDHGIGTCGKDGQSVPVGVGLPTIKISEMTVGGTKS, from the coding sequence ATGAAAGAATCAGCAATAGAATTTTTTACCTCCCGGTTTAATATAAATTTATCTGAAATAGGACAATTACTAAGTACAGCACTTTCTAAAGGTGGAGATTATGCTGATCTTTATTTTGAATATCGCATTAGCAATTCTGTAATGCTTGATGAGCAGCTAGTTAAATCTGCTTCTAAATCAATCTCTCAAGGTGTTGGAGTACGTGTTAATGCTGGAGAAAAAACTGGTTATGCCTATACAGATGAAATTAGTTTAGAAAGCATTAAACGTGCAGCACTAACAGCAGCTTATATAGCTCAAAGTGCTAAAGAACAAACTACACCAATAAATGTTACTGCGTTAGCAAATAAACATAATCTCTACGCGGTTGCAGAACCTTTATCAGAAATTTCTGCTAGCCATAAAATTGAGTTAGTAAAAGAAGTTGACCAACTTGCCCGAAATTTTGATAAGCGTATCAGAGAAGTACAAGCAATGTTTGCAGATGAATATAAAATTGTAATGATTGCAACATCTGAAGGTGTTTTAGCAGGTGATGTTCAACCGCTTTCACGTTTTGGAATATCTTGTATTGCTGATGAAGACGGCAATTTACAAATGGGACGTGCTGGCGGTGGTGGTCGTTCGGGAATGGAGCTTTTCCAAACCGAATTAACACCTAAAAGACTAGCTGAAGAAGCAGCACGCCAAGCTATTATTAACCTAGAAGCCGTTGATGCGCCAGCAGGAGCAATGGAAGTAGTTTTAGGCCCGGGATGGCCAGGAATTTTATTGCATGAAGCCGTTGGGCATGGTTTAGAAGCTGACTTTAACCGTAAAAAAACCTCTGCTTTTGCTGATTTATTAGGTCAACGTGTGGCATCAGAGCTTTGCACAATTGTTGATGATGGAACAATACCTAATCGTCGAGGATCATTAAATATCGATGATGAAGGAAATCCCACAACTAGCACAGTTTTAATTGAAAAAGGGATTCTAAAAGGCTTTATTAATGATAAGTTAAACGCTCGTTTGCTAGGTGTCCCATATACTGGCAATGGTCGGCGCGAAAGCTATCAACATATTCCTATGCCGCGAATGACTAACACTTTTATGTTAGCTGGCACAGAATCAACAGAAGATATTATTCGCAGTGTAAAACGTGGTATTTATGCAGTCCAATTTGGCGGCGGCCAAGTAGATATTACTAATGGTAAATTTGTTTTTTCAACCTCAGAAGCATATTTAATTGAAGATGGAAAAATTACTGCACCTGTTAAAGGAGCAACCTTAATTGGTAATGGCCCTGATGCTTTAACTAAAGTAACTGCTGTAGGTAATGATATGGCTTTAGATCATGGAATTGGCACTTGTGGAAAAGATGGTCAAAGCGTTCCTGTTGGTGTTGGACTTCCAACAATTAAAATTTCTGAAATGACTGTTGGCGGTACAAAAAGCTAA
- a CDS encoding TldD/PmbA family protein yields MEQLMKNTKDFAVSLVKAAMNKGASAAEVMVVEGSEFSVGVRLGEIEKLKDSASQHLGLRVLWEGRQAALSTSDFSREALDRLVQEAVELAQMTSVDDQLCLPDEADYAKDWPDLALYDSELATLATDKKIDLALAVETSAKNTDPRIVNFDGGGFDAACRGVIMANSAGFVGSYEATACSLAIVPIASENGSMQQDYWYDNKRKFNQLESAESIGRQAANRALRKLGGRKVKTQQVPVVFDQRVAASLLGDIFQAISGDSIMRKSSFLVGKLEEKIASDLLTIIDDGRIAGALGSRPFDSDGLPTQRTEVVKNGQLNSYLLNTYTAKKLGLKSTANASRGLSGPPTVTCNNFFIAAGKSSPKEIISSVKTGFFVTDLMGFGVNIVTGDYSRGASGIWIENGELTFPVEEVTIAGNLKEMLKQIEMVGSDLDFRDRISAPTLKIEKMIISGE; encoded by the coding sequence ATGGAGCAACTAATGAAAAATACTAAAGATTTTGCAGTATCACTAGTAAAAGCAGCAATGAATAAAGGTGCTAGCGCGGCAGAAGTAATGGTTGTAGAAGGCTCAGAATTTTCTGTTGGTGTTAGGTTAGGTGAAATTGAAAAGCTAAAAGATTCTGCTAGCCAACATTTAGGCTTAAGGGTGCTTTGGGAAGGCCGTCAAGCTGCTCTTTCTACCTCAGATTTTTCCCGTGAAGCCCTAGATCGCTTAGTCCAAGAAGCCGTTGAACTAGCTCAAATGACATCGGTTGATGATCAGCTTTGTTTGCCAGATGAAGCAGATTACGCAAAAGATTGGCCTGATTTAGCCCTTTATGACTCAGAACTTGCAACACTTGCAACAGATAAAAAAATTGATTTAGCTTTAGCCGTAGAAACCTCAGCTAAAAATACAGATCCTAGAATTGTAAATTTTGATGGAGGTGGGTTTGATGCTGCTTGTCGTGGTGTAATTATGGCTAATTCTGCTGGATTTGTTGGAAGTTATGAAGCTACAGCTTGTTCTTTAGCCATTGTTCCTATTGCGTCAGAAAATGGCAGTATGCAACAAGATTATTGGTATGACAATAAACGTAAATTTAACCAATTAGAAAGTGCTGAATCTATTGGTAGACAAGCTGCTAATAGAGCATTGCGTAAGTTAGGCGGACGTAAAGTTAAAACTCAACAAGTGCCAGTAGTTTTTGATCAACGAGTTGCGGCTAGTTTACTTGGTGATATTTTTCAAGCAATTTCTGGTGATTCAATTATGCGTAAGTCTTCTTTTTTAGTTGGCAAGTTAGAAGAAAAAATAGCTAGCGACTTGCTAACAATAATAGACGATGGACGAATTGCAGGCGCATTAGGTTCGCGTCCATTTGATAGCGACGGACTACCAACACAGCGCACAGAAGTAGTTAAAAATGGTCAACTAAATAGCTATTTACTTAATACTTACACAGCTAAAAAACTAGGCTTAAAGTCTACAGCCAATGCTTCAAGGGGTTTAAGTGGGCCGCCTACAGTGACTTGTAATAATTTCTTTATTGCAGCCGGAAAAAGTTCTCCAAAAGAAATAATTTCTTCGGTAAAAACTGGTTTTTTTGTAACCGATTTGATGGGTTTTGGTGTCAATATAGTTACGGGCGATTACTCGCGCGGTGCGTCTGGCATCTGGATCGAAAACGGCGAGCTAACTTTTCCAGTTGAAGAAGTTACAATTGCTGGTAACTTAAAAGAAATGCTAAAGCAAATAGAAATGGTAGGCAGTGATTTAGATTTCCGTGATCGTATCTCAGCACCAACGCTCAAAATAGAAAAAATGATTATTAGTGGAGAGTAA
- the ubiE gene encoding bifunctional demethylmenaquinone methyltransferase/2-methoxy-6-polyprenyl-1,4-benzoquinol methylase UbiE, translating to MSKDITSMQGDEKAKQVRSLFNNIAPHYDLLNHLCSINIDKRWRRFTVEKLADVLAQPNANALDVCCGTADLSIELAKKVSTVGVDFSHPMLVIGNQKIKNYPIILLEGDAMKLPFTDNSFNALTCAFGLRNLSDTFLGLSEFYRLLKPGGRVAILELSHPVVPIFREVFLFYFNRLLPLIGGLISGSLTAYSYLPASVAKFPDQKRLAKMMEDVGYKNVHYFNLTGGTAALHLGDKT from the coding sequence ATGTCTAAAGATATAACTTCAATGCAGGGGGATGAAAAGGCTAAACAAGTCCGGTCGTTATTTAATAACATTGCCCCTCATTATGATTTACTTAATCATTTATGCTCAATAAATATTGATAAACGTTGGCGAAGATTTACAGTTGAAAAGCTAGCTGATGTTTTAGCCCAACCTAATGCTAATGCTTTAGATGTTTGTTGTGGGACAGCAGATTTATCAATCGAGCTAGCAAAAAAAGTTTCTACCGTTGGAGTAGACTTTTCACACCCAATGTTAGTAATTGGTAATCAAAAAATCAAAAACTACCCTATTATTTTATTAGAAGGTGATGCTATGAAATTGCCTTTTACAGATAATAGTTTTAATGCTCTTACCTGTGCATTTGGGTTACGCAATCTATCTGATACATTTTTAGGTTTATCAGAATTTTATCGCTTGTTAAAGCCAGGAGGACGAGTAGCAATTTTAGAGCTTTCTCATCCAGTTGTACCTATATTTAGAGAAGTTTTTTTATTTTATTTTAATCGTCTTCTACCATTAATAGGCGGTTTAATTTCAGGTTCCTTAACAGCTTACAGTTATCTACCTGCCTCTGTAGCAAAGTTTCCTGACCAAAAACGTCTAGCTAAAATGATGGAAGACGTAGGTTATAAAAACGTCCATTATTTTAATCTCACAGGTGGCACAGCAGCTTTACATCTAGGTGATAAGACTTAA
- a CDS encoding exonuclease SbcCD subunit D: protein MKILHTSDWHLGAALRGHYDRATELFDQIEKICELAKENNVELLVVAGDVFVRRNMLESTKRLAQVLNRFIKDGLKVLMFPGNHDDKEHFYMMRALLSVEERQREQVYIVDKAEVITINNVQFVIVPYPNIPELLEPYQIKASGAKDRNAVLSKAYDNLVNSLFNGLNPDLPAVFFAHLNVSGVISKSEKEVNYDEGILMNRNNLPFANNLAYIGLGHIHQCQQIPHKIPCFYSGSMQRMDMGERDDEKFVLLVDIPNQGPANVIQLPLSVTPFYEIYLPALELESLPNLYPDIKESFFRLTVECEIDDEPIAIQRRVKELVDQFSLRCLDVNCLSNKPEIVKQVNLKQPEDYANTVLTYLYQEHFEDSDLLALEERAKLLMQEVNNALAKN, encoded by the coding sequence ATGAAAATTCTGCATACTTCTGACTGGCATTTGGGCGCGGCTTTAAGGGGCCACTATGACCGAGCTACAGAGTTATTTGACCAAATAGAAAAAATCTGTGAGCTAGCCAAAGAAAATAACGTAGAGTTACTAGTAGTTGCTGGGGATGTTTTTGTTCGTCGTAATATGTTGGAATCTACTAAACGACTTGCTCAGGTGCTAAACCGCTTTATTAAAGATGGTCTTAAAGTTCTAATGTTTCCTGGAAACCATGATGATAAAGAACATTTTTATATGATGCGTGCTTTGCTAAGTGTTGAAGAACGCCAACGTGAGCAGGTTTATATAGTTGATAAAGCAGAAGTTATTACTATTAATAATGTGCAGTTTGTTATTGTCCCTTATCCAAATATCCCAGAACTGCTTGAACCTTATCAAATTAAGGCTAGTGGGGCAAAAGATCGAAATGCTGTTTTAAGTAAAGCTTATGACAATTTGGTTAATTCGCTTTTTAATGGTTTAAACCCTGATTTACCAGCCGTGTTTTTTGCTCACCTAAATGTTTCTGGAGTTATTAGCAAAAGCGAAAAAGAAGTTAATTATGATGAAGGTATCTTGATGAATCGTAACAACTTACCTTTTGCTAATAACCTGGCTTATATTGGTCTAGGTCATATTCATCAATGCCAGCAAATCCCTCATAAAATACCCTGTTTTTATAGTGGAAGTATGCAGCGTATGGATATGGGGGAAAGAGATGATGAAAAGTTTGTTTTACTAGTTGATATACCTAATCAAGGGCCAGCAAATGTTATTCAACTTCCTTTAAGCGTAACTCCTTTTTATGAGATTTATTTGCCAGCCCTAGAGCTAGAATCTTTGCCAAACTTATACCCAGACATCAAAGAATCTTTTTTTCGTCTAACTGTTGAATGTGAAATAGATGATGAACCAATCGCTATACAACGACGAGTAAAAGAGCTTGTAGATCAATTTTCTTTGCGCTGCCTTGATGTTAATTGCTTAAGCAACAAGCCAGAAATAGTAAAACAAGTTAATCTTAAACAACCAGAAGATTATGCCAACACAGTTTTAACCTATCTTTATCAAGAACATTTTGAAGATTCAGATTTATTAGCATTAGAAGAAAGAGCTAAATTACTTATGCAGGAGGTTAACAATGCTCTTGCAAAAAATTGA
- a CDS encoding aminomethyl transferase family protein has translation MLKTSPFHSRTAPLMQANQWRRWAGYNVASSYEMTHDREYLALRNATALIDVSPLCKYKITGQDALAFLNRLVTRDVSKCSIGGMLCTPWCNSQGKIIDDGTIAHLSENTYRLTSAEPNLRWLEDSASGLRVHIEDVSEELGSLALQGPKSRELLMTLTDAPLGSLKYYGYLNTTIADVPVMISRTGYTGDLGYEIWVSADKSSTERVWDAITTAGKSFALQPAGIWALDVARIEAGLIMLDVDYTPANKAMADLQTSTPLELGLNWAISWNKGNFIGRKALLAEKQQGSSISLVGLELDHAEFERQHHQLGLPVPYPFTAWRSVIPLYVNGEQVGYTTSGTWSPTLKKYIILGHVKPQHAVLGSVVTIDLEVDRYRRPFNAKVSKLPFFNPARKKDTL, from the coding sequence ATGTTGAAAACTTCTCCTTTCCATTCTCGAACTGCACCACTTATGCAGGCTAATCAATGGCGGCGTTGGGCGGGCTACAACGTTGCAAGTTCTTATGAAATGACTCATGACCGTGAATATTTAGCCTTGCGTAACGCTACTGCATTAATTGATGTTTCTCCACTTTGCAAATATAAAATTACAGGCCAGGACGCATTAGCTTTTCTTAATCGTCTAGTAACTCGTGATGTTAGCAAATGTTCAATTGGTGGAATGCTTTGCACTCCTTGGTGTAATTCCCAGGGAAAAATTATTGATGATGGGACAATTGCACATTTAAGTGAAAATACATATCGCTTAACCTCTGCTGAACCTAATTTGCGCTGGTTAGAAGACTCAGCTAGCGGATTGCGAGTACATATTGAAGATGTTTCTGAAGAATTAGGATCGCTGGCATTACAAGGGCCTAAATCCCGCGAATTGCTTATGACGCTTACTGATGCGCCTTTAGGAAGCCTTAAATATTATGGCTATCTCAACACAACTATTGCAGATGTGCCAGTTATGATTTCCCGAACAGGTTACACAGGCGATCTTGGCTATGAAATTTGGGTGAGTGCCGATAAAAGCAGCACTGAGCGTGTTTGGGACGCAATAACTACAGCAGGAAAATCTTTTGCACTCCAACCAGCAGGAATTTGGGCGTTAGATGTTGCACGTATTGAAGCAGGCTTGATTATGCTTGATGTTGATTACACACCAGCTAATAAGGCTATGGCAGATTTGCAAACCTCTACACCGCTTGAATTAGGATTAAACTGGGCAATAAGCTGGAATAAAGGAAATTTTATTGGACGTAAAGCTTTGCTAGCTGAAAAACAGCAAGGCTCATCAATTTCGTTAGTAGGTTTAGAGTTAGACCACGCCGAGTTTGAGCGTCAACACCATCAACTTGGTTTACCTGTTCCCTACCCATTTACGGCTTGGCGTTCGGTTATACCACTTTATGTTAATGGTGAGCAGGTTGGTTATACAACTAGTGGCACTTGGTCGCCAACGCTAAAAAAATACATTATTTTAGGACATGTAAAACCACAACATGCGGTTTTAGGTTCTGTTGTCACTATAGATTTAGAAGTAGACCGTTATCGCCGACCATTTAACGCTAAAGTCTCCAAACTTCCATTTTTTAACCCAGCACGAAAGAAAGACACCTTATGA
- a CDS encoding ABC transporter ATP-binding protein — protein sequence MIRTENLWKSYIMGDEEIHALAGVSFEIKRNEYVAIIGPSGSGKSTLMNLIGCLDTPTQGQYWLNSKLVSKMDDDELAHIRNKEIGFVFQTFNLLPRATALHNVELPLIYSGVSSSERIAKAKKALEQVDLAHRMSHKPNELSGGQRQRVAIARALVNNPSIILADEPTGNLDSATSREIMGLFERLHQAGNTIILVTHEPDVATHAHRVLSIRDGRIAKDEIIR from the coding sequence CTGATACGTACAGAAAATTTGTGGAAGTCCTACATAATGGGTGATGAAGAAATTCACGCTCTAGCTGGTGTTAGTTTTGAAATAAAACGTAATGAATATGTAGCAATTATTGGCCCTTCAGGTTCTGGTAAATCTACTCTGATGAACTTGATAGGATGTTTAGATACTCCAACTCAAGGCCAATATTGGCTTAATAGCAAACTAGTTTCTAAGATGGATGATGACGAACTTGCACATATTCGTAATAAAGAAATAGGATTTGTTTTTCAAACTTTTAACTTACTCCCTCGTGCTACAGCACTTCATAATGTAGAACTACCATTGATTTATAGTGGGGTTTCTAGCAGCGAGCGAATTGCTAAAGCTAAAAAAGCTTTAGAACAAGTAGATTTAGCCCATAGAATGAGCCATAAACCTAATGAACTCTCTGGTGGTCAACGTCAAAGAGTTGCTATTGCAAGAGCATTAGTTAATAACCCTTCTATTATTTTGGCTGATGAACCAACAGGAAACCTGGATTCTGCTACTAGTAGAGAAATTATGGGTTTGTTTGAACGTCTTCATCAAGCAGGCAACACTATTATTTTAGTTACTCATGAACCAGATGTTGCTACTCATGCTCATCGAGTTTTATCTATTAGAGATGGGCGAATTGCTAAAGATGAAATAATTAGATAA
- a CDS encoding SMC family ATPase produces MLLQKIELKGFLSHSGQRNELGEIVPVSIDFHKSPLWLVYGPNGAGKSAIFDAITFALYKEHRGGKSQFERLINDKCDKAEVNLEIELAGKRYLIQRTISRHSRTKVWGMVRQWDGQEWKAEPETTNAVEDWVTRNLRMSYQTFISAVVLRQGESDAFLKAKATERKDCLIELLDLNFYRRLGETATSQKNYWAKQKDEHQKALDKATSVEDIEIEAQNKLIIQLEEQTFEAREELTEKKIALSESQRAKNLLEEIELKKAQQALDTEIIAQALEIQEKAEKYQKLKYVVLQLENFWQLNHRLANEKQELLTAESTIKSLKQNLINILEKLAEGQTAKQTLETNLKQIGEKLNSIVEQEEVLASKLREIKQITDLEQLIAQEQEKLVSYQEILQRSTELKAKFEAYQELKQVLPVYKELQQKSL; encoded by the coding sequence ATGCTCTTGCAAAAAATTGAGCTAAAAGGTTTTTTAAGCCACTCTGGACAAAGAAACGAATTAGGGGAAATTGTTCCTGTTTCAATAGATTTCCATAAATCCCCACTTTGGCTAGTCTATGGGCCAAATGGAGCAGGTAAAAGCGCGATTTTTGATGCCATAACTTTTGCTCTTTATAAAGAACATCGGGGAGGTAAAAGTCAATTTGAGCGTCTGATAAATGATAAATGTGATAAAGCTGAGGTAAATTTAGAAATTGAGTTAGCAGGAAAACGCTATTTAATTCAGCGCACCATTAGCCGACACTCCCGGACTAAAGTTTGGGGAATGGTTAGACAATGGGATGGTCAGGAATGGAAAGCCGAGCCAGAAACTACCAATGCTGTAGAAGATTGGGTGACAAGAAATCTTAGGATGAGTTATCAAACCTTTATTTCTGCTGTAGTTTTACGTCAAGGTGAGTCGGACGCTTTTCTAAAAGCTAAAGCAACTGAGCGCAAAGATTGTTTAATTGAACTGCTAGACCTAAATTTTTATCGGCGATTGGGAGAAACCGCCACTAGCCAAAAAAATTATTGGGCAAAACAAAAAGATGAACACCAAAAAGCTTTAGACAAAGCTACTAGCGTTGAAGACATAGAAATAGAGGCTCAAAATAAATTAATTATTCAGTTAGAAGAACAAACATTTGAGGCAAGAGAAGAGTTAACCGAGAAAAAAATAGCTCTAAGTGAAAGTCAACGTGCTAAAAACTTGTTAGAAGAAATTGAGCTAAAAAAAGCACAACAAGCTTTAGATACTGAAATAATCGCTCAAGCCTTAGAAATTCAAGAAAAGGCTGAAAAATACCAAAAATTAAAGTATGTCGTTTTACAACTAGAAAACTTTTGGCAATTAAATCATCGCTTAGCCAATGAAAAACAAGAACTTCTAACAGCAGAATCAACTATAAAATCTCTAAAACAAAACTTAATTAACATTTTAGAAAAGTTGGCTGAAGGCCAAACCGCAAAACAAACCCTAGAAACTAACTTAAAACAAATTGGTGAAAAATTAAATTCAATTGTTGAACAAGAAGAAGTTCTAGCTAGCAAACTAAGAGAAATCAAACAAATTACAGATCTTGAGCAGTTAATTGCTCAAGAACAAGAAAAACTTGTCTCTTATCAAGAAATTTTGCAAAGATCAACAGAACTTAAAGCTAAATTTGAAGCTTATCAAGAGTTAAAGCAAGTTCTACCTGTTTATAAAGAACTACAACAAAAGAGTCTATAA
- a CDS encoding NAD(P)/FAD-dependent oxidoreductase yields the protein MNTYDVILLGSSPNALTAATYLAKAGKQVLVLEPTSNFGGVVATTSFAEGFQADLSLMSGRLDAQIVQELQLSDYGLEVIERSSITSLLPDQSSFTLFGHKSAAASVIQKFNVNDGLSYLEFTQLLDLATDLLKAAYRSAPPQAHHPSASEAEQLANLVSQLRGYGRREMTEVIRLLVMSARDLLDEWFENPQLKGLLASLSVRGLTQGPFASGTTFNLLHHLTIGDGYFGATAKGGIGAISQALAKAAQNYKAELRLNTRVSSIVINDGVATGVKLESGEVINASAVISDFDARYTFTKLISPVEFEPEFNREVQHIRYKGSVARVNLALSELPDFIGINEEALKGTLVVAPSVAYLEKAFDCAKYGKLSDHPFMEICIPSLSDSTLAPTEKHVMSIWLQYVTYHGKISQEQVKELVLEQLSLFAPNLRSLVLHSQVLTTQDFEESFNLSEGHLYGGDMTLAQAFFLRPLAGFAKYNSPIQQLYLCGSATHPGGAVSGLAGRNLVNTL from the coding sequence ATGAACACCTATGACGTGATTTTACTTGGTTCTTCACCTAACGCGCTAACTGCGGCTACTTATCTTGCTAAAGCAGGAAAACAAGTTTTAGTTCTTGAGCCAACATCAAATTTTGGTGGCGTAGTAGCTACAACTTCTTTTGCAGAAGGCTTTCAAGCTGATTTAAGCTTAATGAGTGGAAGACTTGACGCGCAAATAGTCCAAGAGTTGCAACTTTCTGACTATGGTTTAGAAGTTATTGAACGTAGCTCAATAACAAGCCTACTACCTGACCAATCTAGCTTTACATTGTTTGGACATAAATCAGCCGCAGCAAGTGTAATTCAAAAGTTTAATGTTAATGATGGGTTAAGTTATTTAGAATTTACACAGTTACTTGATTTAGCTACAGATTTGCTAAAAGCGGCTTACAGGTCTGCACCGCCTCAAGCACACCATCCATCGGCTAGCGAGGCTGAACAACTAGCAAATCTAGTAAGTCAATTACGCGGTTATGGTCGTCGTGAAATGACCGAAGTTATTCGATTGCTGGTAATGTCGGCTAGAGATCTGTTAGATGAATGGTTTGAAAACCCTCAATTAAAAGGCTTGTTAGCTAGTCTTAGCGTCAGAGGTCTAACACAAGGGCCTTTTGCTAGCGGGACGACATTTAATCTACTCCATCATTTAACAATTGGTGATGGTTATTTCGGTGCTACTGCAAAAGGTGGCATTGGAGCAATTAGCCAAGCTCTAGCCAAAGCAGCACAAAACTATAAAGCTGAACTACGGCTTAACACTAGGGTTTCATCCATAGTAATAAATGATGGTGTTGCAACTGGAGTCAAGCTAGAAAGCGGCGAAGTGATAAACGCTTCTGCCGTTATTTCTGACTTTGATGCTCGTTACACTTTTACTAAACTTATCTCCCCTGTTGAGTTTGAGCCAGAATTTAACCGTGAAGTGCAACATATTCGCTATAAAGGCTCTGTTGCACGAGTAAATTTAGCTTTAAGTGAACTACCTGACTTTATAGGTATAAATGAGGAAGCATTAAAAGGGACTTTAGTTGTTGCTCCAAGCGTTGCATACCTTGAAAAAGCTTTTGATTGTGCTAAATATGGTAAATTGTCAGATCACCCTTTTATGGAAATCTGCATCCCTAGTTTATCCGACTCAACGCTTGCACCAACAGAAAAGCATGTAATGTCAATTTGGCTACAATATGTTACTTATCACGGTAAAATTAGCCAAGAGCAAGTAAAAGAGCTAGTTTTAGAGCAGTTAAGTCTATTTGCACCAAACTTGCGATCACTTGTTTTACACTCACAAGTTTTAACTACGCAAGATTTTGAGGAAAGCTTTAATTTAAGCGAAGGCCATCTTTATGGTGGAGATATGACGCTAGCACAAGCGTTTTTCTTACGTCCTTTGGCTGGTTTTGCTAAATATAATAGCCCTATTCAACAACTTTATCTTTGTGGGTCGGCTACTCATCCTGGTGGAGCAGTTAGCGGTTTAGCAGGACGAAACCTAGTAAATACTTTATGA